In Exiguobacterium sibiricum 7-3, a genomic segment contains:
- a CDS encoding RrF2 family transcriptional regulator, translating into MRMTRYTDYAIRSLLFAGAHSDRLVRIQEVADCYDISKNHLMKVVYRLGQNGLIHSVRGRGGGFRLASPPDEIYIGDIVQLFEPTTHFLDPLEGMSELPSLDPAREAFDDAIAAFHQVLNSYTINDLLHPPSSTHRQILEMIPSRD; encoded by the coding sequence ATGCGCATGACACGTTATACGGATTATGCAATCAGATCCCTGTTATTTGCCGGGGCACACTCTGATCGATTGGTCCGAATCCAGGAAGTAGCGGACTGTTACGACATTTCAAAAAATCATCTGATGAAAGTCGTCTATCGTTTAGGACAAAATGGATTAATTCATTCTGTTCGTGGTCGAGGTGGCGGATTCCGTTTGGCAAGCCCGCCGGATGAAATTTATATCGGTGACATAGTGCAATTGTTTGAACCAACAACCCATTTTCTAGACCCACTCGAAGGGATGTCTGAACTTCCTTCTTTAGACCCTGCACGCGAAGCTTTTGATGACGCGATTGCTGCGTTTCATCAAGTCTTGAACAGTTACACGATAAATGATTTACTTCATCCACCGAGTTCCACACATCGACAAATCCTTGAAATGATTCCGAGCCGCGACTAA
- a CDS encoding LD-carboxypeptidase has translation MLDHVQLAAPRNSEEQARAFYAGLLHMKEVEKPAGVKASGGVWFESNAAALHLGIEESFHPATKAHPGLTFSRLDDLANRLQDAGYPVQFDDRLAPRRRFFTADPFGNRIECIEQQIPVIVPKRLANGSHIRLLAPASSLATVDSKILDQAITVLESFGLRVSISQHARAVNPFGSSDPACRLDDLHTAFADPSIDAILCVRGGFSSNELLDGLDYDLIRNNPKILCGFSDITALSQALLTKSGLVTYSGPMLRALASRDAYTLQSFEKVLFESGTTQILPSVNWHDQHEGKDVTLPNPGPVILSSGVATGRLLGGNLCTLNLLQGTSYFPDLRDSVLFLEDDYEVHPATFARDFASLMAQPGAEQIRGIVFGRFQLATQMTDEHLRYLVGLYPALSSIPVISGVDFGHTMPLFTFPIGGTVSIEDGTISIEH, from the coding sequence ATGTTAGATCACGTACAGTTAGCTGCCCCAAGAAACTCCGAAGAACAAGCTCGGGCTTTTTATGCCGGGCTTTTACATATGAAGGAAGTGGAAAAACCGGCTGGTGTCAAAGCAAGTGGCGGTGTCTGGTTTGAATCGAATGCTGCCGCCCTCCACCTCGGTATCGAAGAGTCGTTTCACCCTGCAACAAAAGCGCATCCGGGTCTGACCTTTTCCCGCCTGGACGACTTGGCGAACCGGTTACAAGATGCCGGATATCCCGTTCAATTTGATGACCGGCTGGCACCACGACGACGCTTCTTCACAGCGGATCCGTTCGGCAATCGGATTGAATGTATTGAACAGCAAATACCCGTCATCGTCCCGAAACGTCTTGCGAACGGTTCGCACATTCGTTTGCTTGCACCGGCCTCGAGTCTTGCGACGGTTGATTCAAAAATCCTGGATCAGGCGATTACGGTTTTGGAATCGTTCGGCTTACGCGTCTCGATCAGTCAGCATGCCCGGGCAGTAAACCCGTTTGGTTCGAGCGATCCCGCATGCCGCCTGGACGATCTCCATACCGCTTTCGCAGATCCATCGATCGATGCGATTTTATGTGTCCGCGGTGGATTTAGTTCCAACGAGTTGCTTGACGGACTGGACTACGATTTAATCCGGAATAATCCAAAGATTCTTTGCGGTTTTTCTGACATCACGGCACTCAGTCAGGCACTCCTGACAAAAAGTGGGCTCGTCACCTATTCCGGACCGATGTTGCGCGCACTCGCCTCTCGTGATGCCTATACGTTACAGTCGTTCGAGAAGGTTTTATTCGAAAGCGGGACGACTCAGATTCTGCCGAGTGTCAATTGGCATGATCAGCATGAAGGAAAAGACGTGACGCTTCCAAATCCGGGACCCGTCATCCTGTCTTCCGGCGTTGCGACAGGACGCCTGCTCGGGGGAAATCTCTGTACGTTGAACCTTCTGCAGGGCACATCGTACTTTCCGGACTTACGTGACAGTGTCCTGTTTCTGGAAGATGATTACGAAGTCCATCCGGCGACATTCGCGCGTGACTTTGCCTCGTTAATGGCACAGCCTGGAGCGGAACAAATTCGCGGGATCGTCTTTGGTCGTTTTCAGCTCGCAACACAGATGACGGATGAACATCTTCGTTATCTGGTCGGCTTGTACCCTGCTCTTTCCTCGATTCCGGTCATCTCCGGAGTAGACTTCGGTCATACGATGCCGCTGTTCACCTTCCCGATTGGCGGGACGGTCTCGATTGAGGACGGCACGATTTCTATCGAACATTAA
- a CDS encoding DUF2621 family protein, whose product MAWFMNGILLWGFIMITLMAIGGFFMFRKFLKKLPKEDGKSMMDWEDEYIDQTRHLWTDETLDLLNALVMPVPAAFRDVARRKIAGRIGQFALEERASVMTSELVVKGYISATPKRDHKFLKKALREHAIDWRDYELYFQN is encoded by the coding sequence ATGGCATGGTTCATGAATGGAATTTTGCTCTGGGGCTTTATCATGATCACATTGATGGCGATTGGCGGTTTCTTCATGTTCCGGAAGTTCCTAAAGAAACTTCCGAAAGAAGACGGCAAATCGATGATGGACTGGGAAGATGAATACATCGATCAGACCCGCCATTTATGGACGGATGAGACACTTGATTTATTAAATGCACTGGTTATGCCTGTTCCGGCTGCTTTTCGGGATGTGGCACGTCGGAAGATCGCGGGACGGATCGGACAGTTCGCACTGGAAGAACGGGCATCTGTGATGACGTCCGAGCTTGTCGTCAAAGGCTATATTTCCGCGACACCGAAACGGGATCATAAATTTTTGAAAAAAGCCTTACGCGAACACGCCATCGACTGGCGCGATTACGAACTTTATTTCCAAAACTAA
- a CDS encoding CcdC family protein, producing the protein MIWVSTGVALVMGLLISFIRVKASAKPTNAKKILIPPFAMSTGMLQFLYPASRLTWTEVAEALLVGAIFSIFLIKTSNFYEAEGQIYLQRSKAFFIVLFGILIVRTVAKFVIGGQIDIFETGGIFYLVAFGMIVPWRIAMYLKYKQVKSGIVPVEHLPQN; encoded by the coding sequence ATGATTTGGGTATCAACAGGGGTTGCGCTCGTCATGGGGTTGCTGATCAGCTTCATTCGTGTCAAAGCTTCGGCTAAACCGACGAACGCTAAAAAAATCTTAATCCCGCCATTCGCCATGTCGACCGGGATGCTGCAGTTTTTATATCCGGCATCCCGTCTGACATGGACGGAAGTGGCAGAAGCATTATTGGTCGGTGCAATCTTCAGTATTTTTTTGATCAAGACGTCCAATTTTTACGAGGCAGAAGGGCAAATTTATTTGCAACGTTCAAAAGCCTTTTTCATCGTCCTGTTCGGGATTCTGATTGTCCGGACAGTCGCGAAGTTTGTCATTGGCGGTCAAATCGATATCTTTGAGACGGGTGGGATTTTTTATCTCGTGGCGTTTGGAATGATTGTGCCTTGGCGGATTGCGATGTATCTGAAGTACAAGCAGGTCAAGTCGGGAATCGTTCCGGTCGAACATTTACCGCAAAACTAA
- a CDS encoding cytochrome c biogenesis CcdA family protein, translating into MELSLWLAFGAGLLSFVSPCTLPLYPVFLSYITGVSVTDLKEKGVREKRSLLHTVAFLVGFAMVFAVLGLSTSLLADVFITYRDTLRMVGALVIFVFGVVLLGLWQPTFLMREKKLNLGERKGGYIGTILVGIGFAAGWTPCTGPILAGVIGLAATNPSQGMLYMLFYVLGFSIPFLLMAFFVGRSRLFVQYSLKMTKFGGALMMLFGIVLYFDGLSAFAAWMSDIVGFTGF; encoded by the coding sequence ATGGAGCTCTCGCTTTGGTTAGCGTTTGGTGCAGGGTTATTGTCTTTTGTCTCACCTTGTACGCTTCCGTTATATCCGGTGTTCCTCTCCTATATTACCGGTGTTTCTGTAACGGACTTGAAAGAAAAAGGGGTCAGGGAAAAACGGTCGCTGTTGCATACAGTAGCGTTTTTAGTTGGATTTGCGATGGTGTTTGCTGTTCTTGGCTTATCGACTTCCTTACTAGCAGACGTCTTCATTACCTACCGTGACACATTACGGATGGTCGGTGCGCTCGTTATTTTCGTATTTGGTGTGGTGTTGCTTGGATTATGGCAACCGACATTCTTGATGCGTGAGAAAAAACTCAATTTAGGTGAACGAAAGGGCGGGTACATCGGTACCATCCTTGTCGGAATTGGTTTTGCTGCCGGATGGACACCCTGTACGGGCCCGATTTTGGCAGGCGTCATCGGACTTGCAGCGACGAATCCAAGTCAAGGTATGTTGTATATGCTGTTTTATGTGCTTGGGTTCTCAATTCCGTTTTTATTAATGGCCTTTTTCGTCGGTCGTTCGAGATTATTCGTTCAGTACAGTTTAAAGATGACGAAATTCGGTGGAGCATTGATGATGTTGTTCGGAATCGTTCTGTATTTTGACGGACTCAGTGCATTTGCTGCATGGATGAGTGATATCGTAGGATTCACCGGATTTTAA
- a CDS encoding aspartyl-phosphate phosphatase Spo0E family protein gives MTSQHLLTLAIEAKRSELYHQADRSSFTSPHVLKLSHELDLLLLEYTRFVQKYTYPSSNESVLG, from the coding sequence ATGACAAGCCAACATCTATTGACTTTAGCGATCGAAGCAAAACGAAGTGAATTGTATCATCAGGCAGATCGGTCTAGTTTCACCTCCCCGCATGTTTTGAAGCTGAGTCATGAACTGGATTTATTACTCCTTGAATACACTCGCTTCGTCCAAAAATATACCTATCCGTCTTCAAATGAATCTGTTTTAGGATAA
- a CDS encoding SH3 domain-containing protein, with product MKKAVFAAGLAATALSVGFAQETEAASETVTVNTAVLNVRTAPTTASADVGNVYKGQKLNVEGRSGAWIQTNINGQKRYVHGAYTSAGSSFDFKKATVTTAVLNVRSQPTTNSKDVGNLYKGQSVNVESKVGAWIKTTIDGKTRYVHSAYTTLAGSTAKAPAVKAPAAKPSAPVAKAAPKAAAQPAVATKQTTAAKSGTKVTMNVTAYTTDPSNNGSRLYNGRALTASGYDVTNTITYNGMRIVAASAQYPIGTRMHISGIGEAIVLDRGGAIQGNKLDLLVGSQQEALNWGRQNVTVTVY from the coding sequence ATGAAAAAAGCAGTTTTCGCTGCAGGTCTTGCAGCAACGGCTCTATCAGTAGGATTCGCCCAAGAGACAGAGGCTGCCTCAGAGACGGTAACAGTAAATACAGCGGTATTAAATGTACGCACAGCACCTACAACGGCATCAGCGGATGTGGGTAACGTATATAAAGGTCAAAAATTAAATGTCGAAGGACGTTCTGGTGCATGGATTCAAACAAACATCAATGGCCAAAAACGTTATGTACACGGTGCTTACACTTCAGCCGGTTCTTCGTTCGACTTTAAAAAAGCTACAGTCACTACGGCAGTATTAAACGTTCGTTCGCAACCTACTACAAACTCTAAAGACGTTGGCAACTTGTATAAAGGCCAGTCCGTTAACGTAGAAAGCAAAGTCGGTGCTTGGATCAAAACAACAATCGACGGAAAAACTCGTTACGTACACAGCGCTTATACAACTTTAGCAGGTTCAACAGCAAAAGCTCCAGCTGTTAAAGCTCCAGCAGCTAAACCATCAGCACCTGTTGCTAAAGCAGCTCCAAAAGCAGCAGCTCAACCAGCTGTAGCAACAAAACAAACAACAGCAGCAAAATCAGGTACGAAAGTAACAATGAACGTTACAGCGTACACAACTGACCCATCAAACAATGGTAGCCGCCTTTACAACGGTCGTGCATTGACTGCTAGCGGTTATGATGTAACAAATACGATCACGTACAATGGTATGCGTATCGTTGCAGCATCAGCTCAATACCCAATTGGTACACGCATGCACATCTCAGGTATCGGTGAAGCCATCGTACTTGACCGTGGCGGTGCTATCCAAGGTAACAAGCTTGATCTTCTCGTTGGTTCACAACAAGAAGCACTCAACTGGGGACGTCAAAACGTCACTGTTACTGTCTACTAA
- a CDS encoding ABC transporter ATP-binding protein yields MNHDINEKAVLRRLLGFVKPFKKQVLVAFLLLLVTTGAKLGGPYLVKIFIDDYVAVGNYPAQEVALLFGVYLLLHTTGIVVDYLQAFEFQKIALKVIQRLRIDVFRHVMHLRLGYFDRTPAGVLVSRITNDTEAIKELYIGVLSTFVQSGVQLIGTYLFLYLLEPRLATIALVLLPLFYFIIWIYRRYSTKYYAEVRDLLSKINGQLNESINGMAIIQQFRQEKRLMAEFEETNIAHQNGRYKNLKLDSWLLRPIIELMLALTIASLITYFGVLSFSQTVQVGVVYAFISYMERIFQPVQQIMQRLSEFQQAVVSADRVFKVLDTDEPEPAKTIAGDADITEGHIVFDNVRFSYDGEKEILKGISFEVKKGQTVALVGQTGSGKSSIINILMRFYSYQSGRILIDGQPLEQLPEEELRRHVGLVLQDSFLFTGSVADNIRLFDPSIPFKKVEEAARFVQADAFINQLDEQYDSPVAERGATFSAGERQLVSFARTMARDPKVLILDEATSSIDTETEEKVQVALKRMRQGRTTIAIAHRLSTIQDADLILVLHQGEVVEQGNHQTLIEKNGLYKKMYELQSGHVSSVS; encoded by the coding sequence TTGAATCATGATATTAATGAAAAAGCGGTCTTGCGACGATTGCTTGGATTCGTCAAACCGTTTAAAAAACAAGTTTTAGTCGCCTTTTTACTGCTGCTCGTGACGACCGGAGCAAAGCTCGGAGGTCCTTATCTCGTCAAAATCTTTATCGATGATTATGTCGCGGTCGGCAACTATCCGGCGCAGGAAGTTGCGTTATTGTTCGGTGTGTACTTACTTTTGCATACGACCGGTATCGTCGTTGATTATCTACAGGCGTTTGAATTTCAAAAGATTGCCTTAAAAGTCATTCAACGGCTTCGCATCGATGTATTTCGTCACGTCATGCACTTACGGCTCGGTTACTTTGACCGGACACCGGCTGGCGTACTTGTTTCGCGGATCACAAACGATACGGAAGCCATTAAAGAACTATACATCGGTGTCTTGTCGACGTTCGTCCAAAGTGGGGTGCAACTGATTGGAACGTATCTTTTCCTTTACTTGCTGGAACCACGCCTCGCGACGATTGCGTTAGTCCTGTTACCGCTGTTTTATTTCATCATCTGGATTTATCGCCGTTATTCAACGAAATATTATGCCGAAGTTCGGGATTTGTTGTCGAAGATTAACGGACAGCTGAATGAATCGATCAATGGAATGGCGATCATTCAGCAGTTTCGGCAGGAAAAACGGTTGATGGCGGAATTCGAAGAGACAAACATCGCCCATCAGAACGGTCGTTACAAGAACCTGAAACTCGACAGCTGGTTGCTTCGGCCAATCATCGAGTTGATGTTGGCGCTGACGATTGCGTCCTTGATCACGTACTTTGGTGTCCTGTCATTTTCGCAAACGGTGCAAGTCGGGGTTGTCTATGCCTTTATCAGTTATATGGAGCGGATTTTCCAACCGGTCCAGCAAATCATGCAACGCTTATCTGAATTCCAACAAGCCGTCGTCTCGGCAGACCGCGTCTTTAAAGTACTCGATACGGATGAGCCGGAACCTGCGAAGACAATTGCGGGTGACGCTGATATTACAGAAGGACACATCGTCTTTGATAATGTCCGGTTCAGTTACGACGGTGAGAAGGAAATCTTAAAAGGGATTTCGTTCGAAGTGAAAAAAGGACAGACAGTTGCCTTGGTCGGTCAGACCGGTAGCGGAAAGAGTTCGATCATCAATATTTTGATGCGGTTTTATTCGTATCAATCGGGCCGGATCTTGATTGACGGGCAACCGCTCGAACAATTGCCGGAAGAGGAACTGCGGCGTCATGTCGGTCTCGTGTTACAGGATTCGTTTCTGTTTACAGGCAGTGTCGCGGATAACATCCGGTTATTTGATCCCTCGATTCCATTCAAAAAAGTCGAGGAAGCAGCCCGTTTTGTCCAAGCAGATGCTTTCATCAATCAGTTGGATGAACAATATGACAGTCCGGTCGCTGAGCGGGGAGCGACATTCTCTGCCGGAGAACGTCAGTTGGTCTCGTTTGCCCGGACAATGGCGCGGGATCCGAAAGTCTTGATTCTCGACGAAGCGACAAGTTCGATTGATACGGAAACGGAAGAAAAAGTGCAGGTCGCCTTAAAACGGATGCGGCAGGGACGAACGACGATTGCGATTGCCCACCGGTTGTCGACTATCCAGGATGCGGATTTGATTTTAGTCCTCCATCAAGGGGAAGTCGTCGAACAAGGGAACCATCAGACACTGATTGAAAAGAACGGATTATATAAAAAGATGTATGAACTGCAATCCGGTCACGTTTCATCGGTCTCGTAA
- a CDS encoding ABC transporter transmembrane domain-containing protein has product MGVFRKLSWFFRLEWKAYSLGIIALIFVAGLELIPPKVIGSTVNGLSEGSLTKNDLWKLVGTLVLIGVSTYVIRYFWRFYIFGASIRLGRLLRSQLYGHFSDLDQSFYKKYRSGDLMAHATNDVQAVSMTAGAGILTLVDSVTMGSFVIITMITTISWKLTLVSLLPMPLMVYLTSRYGKMLHSRFHDAQEAFSDLNDKVAESVSGVRVLKATGEVESDVGTFTSLSDDVVQKNRRVAKIDALFDPTIFGLVGLSYIIAVGYGAYLLQQGEIRIGDIVSFTTYLGLLTWPMLAFGWLFNIVERGRASYDRIERMLAIEPEIKDAKEAATTVSSADLQVAVDRFVYDTQPVLENIRVTLTPGRTLGIVGRTGSGKSTFVRLLSREYDVKYGSIAIGGQDVKQLTRETVRKQVAIVPQDHFLFSASIADNIAFAKPDASMEEIMEAARVAAVHEDILGFTEGYATMVGERGVTLSGGQKQRISIARALLADCPILVLDDALSAVDAKTEEAIIEHFRTADNEQSQIIVAHRLSAVSHTDEIIVLDAGRIIERGTHEELLARDGWYKETYDRQQLESLVEQGGGMLES; this is encoded by the coding sequence ATGGGAGTCTTCAGGAAACTGAGTTGGTTTTTTCGACTCGAATGGAAAGCGTACAGTTTAGGAATCATAGCGTTGATTTTTGTTGCCGGACTGGAACTGATTCCGCCGAAAGTAATCGGTTCGACGGTCAACGGACTGAGCGAAGGCAGCTTGACGAAAAATGATTTATGGAAATTGGTCGGCACACTGGTCTTGATCGGGGTATCGACCTATGTGATTCGTTATTTTTGGCGGTTTTATATCTTTGGAGCGTCGATCCGGCTCGGACGGTTGCTGCGAAGTCAGTTGTATGGTCATTTTTCAGACTTGGATCAGTCCTTTTACAAGAAGTACCGCAGCGGGGATTTGATGGCGCATGCGACGAATGATGTGCAGGCCGTTTCGATGACGGCAGGAGCCGGTATTTTGACACTCGTCGATTCCGTGACGATGGGCAGTTTCGTTATCATCACGATGATTACGACCATCAGTTGGAAACTGACGCTCGTTTCCTTATTACCGATGCCACTGATGGTTTATTTGACGTCACGGTATGGGAAGATGCTGCACTCAAGATTCCACGATGCACAGGAAGCCTTTTCAGATTTGAACGACAAGGTCGCTGAAAGCGTCAGCGGAGTTCGTGTCTTGAAAGCAACAGGAGAAGTCGAGTCGGATGTCGGAACGTTTACTTCTCTATCAGACGACGTCGTTCAAAAAAACCGCCGCGTTGCGAAAATCGATGCCTTATTTGATCCGACGATTTTCGGTTTGGTCGGCTTGTCTTACATCATCGCGGTCGGATATGGGGCATATTTATTACAACAAGGAGAAATTCGGATCGGGGATATCGTATCCTTCACTACATACTTAGGATTATTGACGTGGCCGATGCTTGCGTTCGGCTGGTTGTTTAATATCGTCGAACGGGGACGGGCATCGTACGACCGGATTGAACGAATGCTTGCGATTGAACCGGAAATCAAGGATGCGAAAGAAGCGGCGACGACGGTTTCGTCCGCGGATTTACAAGTCGCGGTCGATCGGTTTGTATATGATACACAACCAGTGCTTGAGAACATCCGCGTAACATTGACACCCGGTCGGACGCTTGGAATCGTCGGTCGGACCGGTTCCGGAAAATCGACGTTCGTTCGTCTGTTATCACGCGAATACGATGTCAAATACGGCTCGATTGCGATTGGTGGGCAAGACGTCAAACAATTGACACGGGAAACGGTCCGGAAGCAAGTCGCGATCGTTCCACAGGATCACTTCCTGTTCTCTGCTTCGATTGCCGACAATATCGCATTTGCAAAACCAGATGCGTCGATGGAGGAAATCATGGAAGCCGCACGGGTCGCTGCAGTTCATGAGGATATTCTCGGTTTTACAGAAGGTTATGCAACGATGGTCGGGGAACGGGGCGTCACGTTATCCGGCGGTCAGAAACAACGGATTTCGATTGCCCGGGCGTTACTCGCGGATTGTCCGATTCTTGTACTTGATGATGCCTTGTCGGCTGTTGACGCCAAGACGGAGGAAGCGATCATCGAACACTTCCGGACGGCGGATAACGAACAGTCACAAATTATTGTCGCGCACCGTCTGTCGGCGGTTTCGCATACCGATGAGATCATCGTCCTCGATGCGGGACGGATCATTGAACGGGGAACACACGAGGAATTACTGGCGCGTGACGGTTGGTATAAAGAAACCTACGACCGTCAGCAACTCGAATCACTCGTCGAACAGGGAGGTGGAATGCTTGAATCATGA
- a CDS encoding YneF family protein, protein MATWIWILIALLCLVAGVALGFYIARRYMMNYLEQNPPINEDMIKTLMMQMGQKPSQKKVNQVMRSMSGSMKSPKK, encoded by the coding sequence TTGGCTACATGGATTTGGATTTTAATTGCCCTTCTTTGCTTGGTAGCTGGTGTCGCCCTTGGTTTCTATATCGCTCGCCGATACATGATGAACTATTTGGAGCAAAACCCGCCAATCAACGAAGATATGATTAAGACATTGATGATGCAAATGGGTCAAAAGCCATCACAAAAGAAAGTCAACCAAGTGATGCGTTCAATGAGTGGTTCAATGAAATCACCGAAAAAATAA
- the tkt gene encoding transketolase, whose protein sequence is MTTVELLAVNTIRTLSIDAVQKANSGHPGMPMGAAPMAFTLWADHMNHNPKNPEWFNRDRFVLSAGHGSMLLYSLLHLSGYDLAMDDLKSFRQWNSKTPGHPEYRHTAGVDATTGPLGQGIAMAVGMAMAERHLEAKYNRDDLNVVDHFTYGICGDGDLMEGVSAEAASLAGHLGLGKLVVLYDSNDISLDGDLDKSFSENVQQRFEAYNWQVIRVEDGTDLDSISKAIEAAKAETTKPTLIEVKTVIGFGSPNKSGKSASHGAPLGDAEIKLTKASYVWDHEEFYVPEEVKDLFEERIEKRGADTEAAWTEKMEQYKAAHPELHAELVQAINNELPSNWEADLPTYDLTSKKATRQTSGEVLNALAKNIPSIFGGSADLAGSNNTMLKGEADFDIDPSGRNIWFGVREFAMAAAVNGMALHGGVIPYGATFFVFSDYLRPAVRLAALMGIQSIFVLTHDSIAVGEDGPTHEPVEHLMSFRAMPNLTVYRPADGKETIAAWKTAVQSKNKPTLLVMTRQGLPELEGTTVEGAEKGGYVIAGNIETADTILMGTGSEVHLLVEAQKELGETVAVVSLPSWELFEAQSAEYKESVLPKRITKRLAIEAGASLGWYKYVGTEGQVIGIDRFGASAPGDLLLKEYGMSVENVLNTVKQLG, encoded by the coding sequence ATGACAACAGTAGAATTATTAGCAGTAAATACGATTCGTACCTTATCAATTGATGCAGTACAAAAAGCGAACTCGGGTCACCCGGGAATGCCGATGGGTGCAGCACCGATGGCATTTACATTATGGGCGGATCATATGAACCACAACCCTAAAAATCCAGAATGGTTCAACCGTGACCGTTTTGTACTTTCAGCAGGACACGGTTCAATGCTTCTCTACTCACTCCTCCATTTATCAGGTTATGATCTCGCGATGGATGACTTGAAGTCATTCCGTCAATGGAACTCAAAAACACCGGGTCACCCGGAATACCGTCACACAGCAGGTGTCGATGCGACGACTGGTCCACTCGGACAAGGCATCGCGATGGCTGTCGGGATGGCGATGGCAGAACGTCACCTCGAAGCGAAATACAACCGTGACGACTTAAACGTCGTCGATCACTTCACATACGGCATTTGCGGAGACGGCGACTTAATGGAAGGTGTTTCAGCAGAAGCGGCTTCACTAGCAGGACATTTAGGTCTTGGTAAACTCGTGGTTCTGTATGATTCAAACGACATCTCGCTTGATGGCGATCTCGATAAATCGTTCTCGGAAAACGTTCAACAGCGTTTTGAAGCGTACAACTGGCAAGTTATCCGTGTCGAAGACGGAACGGATCTTGATTCGATTTCAAAAGCAATCGAAGCAGCAAAAGCTGAAACGACAAAACCGACATTGATTGAAGTGAAAACAGTCATCGGATTTGGTTCACCAAACAAATCAGGGAAATCGGCTTCACACGGTGCACCACTCGGAGATGCGGAAATCAAGTTGACGAAAGCAAGCTACGTTTGGGATCACGAAGAATTCTATGTGCCGGAAGAAGTTAAAGACTTGTTCGAAGAGCGCATCGAAAAACGTGGCGCTGACACGGAAGCAGCATGGACTGAGAAAATGGAACAATACAAAGCAGCACATCCAGAATTGCATGCTGAACTTGTTCAAGCAATCAATAACGAATTGCCAAGCAACTGGGAAGCAGACCTTCCGACTTACGATCTGACATCGAAAAAAGCAACACGTCAGACAAGTGGTGAAGTCTTAAACGCTCTTGCGAAAAACATCCCGTCGATCTTCGGTGGATCAGCTGACTTAGCAGGATCAAACAACACGATGCTCAAAGGCGAAGCTGACTTCGACATCGATCCAAGCGGCCGTAACATCTGGTTTGGTGTTCGTGAGTTCGCGATGGCAGCTGCTGTCAACGGTATGGCGTTACACGGTGGTGTCATTCCTTACGGCGCGACATTCTTCGTCTTCTCGGATTACCTCCGTCCAGCGGTTCGTTTAGCAGCATTGATGGGGATCCAGTCGATCTTTGTCTTGACACATGACTCGATTGCTGTTGGTGAAGATGGTCCAACGCACGAGCCGGTTGAACACTTGATGAGTTTCCGTGCGATGCCGAACTTGACAGTTTACCGTCCGGCAGATGGAAAAGAAACGATTGCCGCATGGAAAACAGCGGTTCAATCGAAAAACAAACCGACACTTCTCGTCATGACACGTCAAGGATTACCTGAACTCGAAGGTACGACGGTCGAAGGCGCTGAAAAAGGCGGATACGTCATCGCGGGTAACATCGAAACAGCGGATACGATCTTAATGGGAACAGGTTCTGAAGTGCACTTGCTCGTCGAAGCACAGAAAGAACTTGGCGAAACGGTAGCAGTCGTCTCACTTCCGTCATGGGAATTATTCGAAGCGCAATCAGCAGAATACAAAGAATCAGTCTTGCCAAAACGCATCACGAAGCGTCTTGCGATTGAAGCCGGTGCTTCACTCGGTTGGTATAAATATGTAGGAACAGAAGGTCAAGTCATCGGAATCGATCGCTTCGGTGCTTCTGCTCCGGGAGATCTTCTCTTAAAAGAGTACGGCATGTCTGTTGAAAATGTCTTGAACACAGTCAAGCAACTCGGTTAA
- a CDS encoding DUF896 domain-containing protein, with amino-acid sequence MLSQEQLDRINELANKSKIEPLTDAETAEQKELRTAYLEAFRGSFKNQMMGIKIVDEEGTDVTPEKLKQAQEEERNKQ; translated from the coding sequence ATGTTATCACAAGAACAATTAGACCGGATTAATGAATTAGCCAATAAATCAAAAATCGAGCCGCTGACCGATGCGGAAACAGCGGAACAAAAAGAATTACGGACGGCTTATCTCGAAGCATTCCGCGGTTCGTTCAAAAATCAGATGATGGGCATTAAAATCGTCGATGAAGAAGGAACCGACGTAACACCGGAAAAACTAAAGCAGGCACAAGAAGAAGAACGGAACAAACAATAA